One segment of Alphaproteobacteria bacterium DNA contains the following:
- a CDS encoding COQ9 family protein: MSPELAPLARSLLAATLARVPFDGWTWSTVETAAGDLGKAPETAGRAFPGGLRGVLSFFLAEADRRMLEALAEIDLEAMPVRQRIATAVRVRLEQATPHREAVRRALALQMTPAYALALPANVAHTVDAMWRVAGDSATDFNYYTKRALLAVVYGAALLHWLDDDTPNQAATWAFLHRRISDVMRIQKTRNQLDSVIAKATVPIAAALARHGPRAVRDWQT, translated from the coding sequence ATGTCGCCTGAGTTAGCCCCTCTCGCCCGCAGCCTGCTCGCCGCCACCCTGGCGCGGGTACCATTCGACGGCTGGACCTGGTCAACCGTGGAGACGGCAGCCGGTGACCTAGGTAAGGCTCCCGAGACCGCCGGGCGCGCCTTTCCCGGTGGCCTCCGCGGCGTGCTGTCGTTCTTCCTGGCCGAGGCAGACCGGCGCATGCTCGAAGCCCTGGCCGAAATCGACCTCGAAGCAATGCCGGTCCGTCAACGCATCGCCACCGCCGTGCGCGTGCGCCTTGAACAGGCGACACCGCACCGCGAGGCGGTGCGCCGAGCACTCGCCTTGCAGATGACGCCCGCCTATGCCTTGGCCTTGCCGGCCAACGTGGCGCACACGGTCGATGCCATGTGGCGCGTGGCGGGCGACAGTGCGACAGACTTCAACTACTACACTAAGCGGGCGCTGCTTGCCGTCGTCTACGGTGCTGCGCTGCTCCATTGGCTTGACGACGACACGCCGAACCAAGCCGCCACCTGGGCCTTTCTCCATCGCCGCATCAGCGATGTCATGCGTATCCAGAAAACGCGCAACCAGCTCGACAGCGTGATTGCCAAGGCCACGGTGCCCATTGCTGCCGCACTTGCCCGGCACGGCCCGAGAGCCGTGCGAGATTGGCAGACCTGA
- a CDS encoding peptide deformylase translates to MAILKIARMGHPILQQRAAEVAEPGSAEIACLVANMRATLTDSGGVGLAAPQVHVGLRVVIFEVPGTRTTDENSTPDVPPTVLINPVIEPASEEIAIDWEGCLSVPYLRGAVPRLARIRYRGLGLDGAPVEREIDGLRARIVQHECDHLDGILYPMRMPNLTSLHYVSEIRNNPLLQSPVAKPPEDRDVA, encoded by the coding sequence ATGGCAATACTCAAGATTGCCCGCATGGGCCACCCGATCCTACAGCAGCGCGCCGCAGAGGTCGCGGAGCCTGGCAGCGCGGAGATCGCCTGCCTAGTCGCCAATATGCGCGCGACGCTCACCGATTCCGGCGGTGTCGGTCTAGCCGCGCCCCAGGTCCATGTCGGCCTACGCGTGGTGATATTCGAAGTGCCCGGCACGCGCACAACCGATGAGAATTCGACACCGGACGTACCGCCGACGGTGTTGATCAATCCGGTGATTGAACCCGCCAGCGAGGAGATCGCGATCGACTGGGAGGGCTGTCTCTCGGTGCCCTACCTGCGCGGCGCCGTGCCGCGACTAGCCCGCATCCGCTATCGCGGGTTGGGGCTTGACGGTGCGCCGGTCGAGCGCGAGATAGATGGCCTCCGCGCCCGCATCGTGCAGCACGAATGCGACCATCTGGACGGCATTCTCTACCCCATGCGCATGCCCAATCTGACCAGTCTCCATTATGTCTCGGAAATCCGCAACAACCCGCTTCTGCAGAGCCCCGTCGCCAAACCACCGGAGGACCGTGATGTCGCCTGA
- a CDS encoding antibiotic biosynthesis monooxygenase family protein: protein MIAVIFEFTVREGRKDDYFDWVGKLREEVLAADGFLSIERFESLTAPDSFVSLSFWRDAEAVRAWRENPKHGQAQAAGREGIFDSFRLKTAEVMREITLDAAGNRAERDLSGG from the coding sequence ATGATTGCGGTGATCTTTGAGTTCACGGTGCGTGAGGGGCGCAAGGACGACTACTTCGACTGGGTTGGAAAGCTGCGTGAGGAAGTGTTGGCGGCTGACGGCTTCCTCTCGATCGAGCGCTTCGAGAGCCTGACGGCGCCGGACAGCTTCGTGTCGCTGTCGTTTTGGCGCGATGCCGAGGCCGTGCGCGCCTGGCGCGAGAATCCCAAACACGGCCAGGCCCAGGCGGCGGGGCGCGAGGGTATTTTCGACAGCTTCCGCCTGAAGACGGCGGAGGTGATGCGCGAGATCACGCTCGATGCTGCCGGTAACCGTGCGGAGCGGGACCTCAGCGGCGGCTAA